GAACGGCAAGAACGTCGCGACGACCGTCTGCCCGTTCATCGGCACCGAACACTACTCCAGTGGTGATGAAGTCAAGGCTCAGATCGAAATAGCCTGCCACACAGGCGGTGTCACATTCTTTGCCACTGGATTCGAGCCAGGTTTCATGGGCGACGTCCTGCCGCTAACACTGGCTAGTACCTGCGGTGTGGTCACCAAACTCACCGCCACGGAGTGCTTGGACTACTCCGACTACTACGTGGCAGCCTACGAGACGTTGCAAGCGATGGGATTTGGCCGCCGACCCGAGGATCTCAGTGCCGAGGACGCCAACGCGATCCACCTGACATGGGGCAGCGTCCCCTACATGGCAGCGCGGGGCTTAGGAGTCACGCTCGACACCGTCACCGTCGAAACCGAGATCTTCTTGGCGCCCGAACGTTTCACAGTCGGCGATCGCGTCGTCGACGAAGGCACGATCGCGGCCATGATCTTCCGAGTCAACGGAGTAATCAATGGCGAACCCCGAATCGTACTTCAGCACGTGAACCGACTGCGCGAAGACATGGCTCCGGAATGGCCCAACGTGGAGCCCGCTGGCGGCTACCGCATCGAAATCGAGGGGACCAACCCCCTTCGTGGGGATTTCCAACTAGGGCTTCCCGGCAGCGAAGGCAGCAGCTTCGCCGATGCCATGGCCATGACAGCCGCACGCTGCGTCAACGCAGTCGAAGCTGTCGTCCAGGCTAGCCCAGGGTTCAAAACCTTCCTTGACCTCCCCACTCTCACAGGCAAATACACTTTGCACAGTTGACACCGGAGCGCGGACACCAAGGCTTCGATGGTGTGGAGACGTGAAGTTCTCCCGCGTTATGGCCGGGCAATTCGCCCACCGGTTACTCAGTGCGAATCAGCCGGCCAGTGCGAGCGGCGCGCCGTTGACCACCCGGCTGCGCTGCCCGTGGACGCCGACGGGCACGTCGCCCATCAAGGTGACCCGGTGCATCAGCCGGTACTGGTCGTCGTAGTCGGCGACCGCGCGGTGCTGGGTGGCGCGGTTGTCCCAGACAGCGACGTCGCCCGGTGCCCAGTTCCATCGAATAGTGTTCTCGGGCAGAGTAATTCGGCGCTGCAGTAGCTCGAACAGGGCGGCCGACTCGTGGCTGTCCAGGTCGACGAAGTTGCGGACGAAGTCGCCGGCCACCAGGGTGCGTTCGCCGGTCTCGGGGTGCACCCGCACCACGGGGTGCTCGGTCTGGAAGTCGGGCGCCTCGAACACCTGCCGGAACGCCTTCTCCGCATCGGTCTTCGGCGTGGTCTGCACGTAGTCGTACCGGTTGCTGTGCAGCGCCCACAGGTTGTCGGCCAGGCCGCGCAGTGGCTCGGGCAGATCGGTGTACGCGGTGGCGGTGTTGGCCCACAGCGTCGAGCCGCCGTAGCTGGGCAGGGTGACCGCGCGCAGGATCGAGGCCGCCGGGTAGTTGGCCGCGAAGGTGACGTCGGTGTGCCACCGGTTGGCCTTGCCGTACTCGGAGTTGATCGGGGTGATCACGGGCGCGTCCGCTGACAAGGCGGTGGCCGCCGGGTGTCCGATCGGGGTGCCCAGCAGCGCACTGAACGCCAGCTGTCGAGCGTCGTCGAGGTGGTGCTGATCCCGGAAGAAGATCACCTTGTGCGTGAGCAGCGCGGCGCGGATGGCTTCGACGGTTGCTCGGGGGAGCTCGCCGTCCAACCGCACGCCGCTGATCTCGGCGCCGATCCGGCTGCTGAGTTTCTGCACTGCGAGGGCGTTGGTCATGGGGGCGGTCTTTCTGCGTGAACGTCTGTAGTCGACTGACTACATCGCTCAGTGTAGTCAACCGACTACGCCACGGCAAGCAGGGCTCCGCTGAGCACCCGGCTGCGCTGCCCCGCAGGGTTGACCGGCACGTCGCCCGCCAGCGTCACGCGGTGCAACAGCCGCTGCTGGTTGTCGTAGTCGTCGATTGCGCGGTGCTGAGTCGCCCGGTTGTCCCAGATGGCCACGTCGCCGGGTGCCCAGTTCCAGCGGATGGTGTTCTCGGGCTGCGTGATTCGCCGCTGCAGCAATTCGAACAGCACGCTCGATTCGTACGGGTCCAGGCCGACGAAACTGCGGACGAAGCTGCCGGTCAGCAGGGCGCGCTCGCCGGTGTCCGGATGCACCCGCACGACGGGGTGTTCGGTACGAAAATCAGGCTGCTGGAAGCCCTGCACCATGGCCCGCTGGCCATCGGTCAGCGACTCCAAGTCGGCGTCGCTGATGGTGTAGTCGAACTTGTTGGTGTGCACCGCCCACAGGTTCTCGACCAGGTGTCGCAGCGGTGCCGGCAGGTCGGCGTAGGCCGCCGCGGTGTTGGCGAACAGCGTCGAGCCGCCGTAGCTGGGCAGCGAGATGGCGCGCAAGAGCGAGGCCGCCGGGTGATTGGCGGCGAAGGTCATGTCGGTGTGCCACTGGGTGGCCTTGCCCCACTCTGAGTTGATCGGGGTGATGATCGGCCCGTCCGCGCCGAAGGCTTTGGCGGCCGGATGGCCTACCGGCGTGCCCAGCAGGCCGGCGAACGCCAGCTGCGTGGCGTCGTCGAGGTGCTGCTGGTCGCGGAAGAAGATCACCTTATGGGTCACCAACGCCTGGTAGATCGCATCGACGGTGGCCGCGTCCAGCTCGCCGCCCAGTCGCACGCCATAGACCCGGGCACCGATCCGGCTGCCCAGTTTGGTGACCGTCACCGAGTGTGTCATCGCCGTAGTCCTCACGCAGAGCCTTTGTAGTCAATCGACTACTACCAGGCTACGGTAGGCGGGTGGCTACCGAATCGTCACGCGTCTCGCGCGACAGGATTCCGAAGGGGCGGGAGGAAGTGGCGGCCGCGGTGCTGACGGCGGCCGCCGACCTGTTCGCCGAGCGCGGCCCGGCCGCGACGTCCATCCGCGACATCGCCGCGCGGTCAAAGGTCAACCACGGCTTGGTTTTCCGGCACTTCGGCACCAAAGAGCAACTGGTCGGTGCCGTGCTCGACTACATAGCCGGCGACCTGGCCGCGTTGCTGCAGTCCGGAGCGGCGCCGGCAGTGGTCGATCGCGCCATAGACCGACAGATGCGGGTCTGGGCGCGGGCGCGGCTGGACGGCTATCCGACCGAAAAGCTGCAGACCTCGTTCCCCAATGTCGACCAGTGGCTCGAGCAGGTGCTGCCGCGCTACGGTGATGACACCGCAGCTCGACTGGCCATCGCGAATGCTCTTGCACTGCAACTGGGTTGGCGGTTGTTCGAACCGATGCTGCGCTCGGCGACCGGGCTGGAAGATCTCGGCGACGCCGAACTGCGATCGGCCGTCGTCGCCGCGGCCGCACGGCTGACGGAGCCGGACTGAAGCCGCTACGTCATCCGGGTCAGCGAGCGGCGGTGCAGCGGCTCGCGGCCGGGCGGTTGGGGTGGTGGCGGCAGCAGCGCCTCGCGTGGGCGGACCGGGAAGGTGGATTGTTCTTCGGTGCTGAGCGTGACTTTCTCGCCGGCGTGCTGGATGACCAACTCGCCGCCGGGCCCGTCGCGCAGGGTGTAGGTGACGTTTTCGTGGTCGGCATCGACCGTGATTCGAAAACCCTTCCAGCGCAACCGGAATCGCAGGCGGGAGATGCCGTCGGGCAGTTGCGGGTCCAGGGACAGGATGCCTTCGTCGTCGCGCAGGCCGCCGAATCCGTCGACCAGGGCCATCCAGGCCCCGGCCAGTGAGGCCATGTGCAGGCCGTCGCGGGTGTTTTGGTGCAGATCGCGCAGGTCGATCAGCGCCGCCTCGTAGGCGTAGTCGTGGGCCAGTTCGAGGTGTCCGACCTCGGCGCACATCACCGCCTGGGTGCAGGCCGACAGCGAGGAGTCGCGCACGGTGCGGCGTTCGTAATAGTCGACGTTGCGGGCTTTCTGCTCGGGGGTGAACTCGTGGCTCTGCCACTGCATGGCCAGCACCAGGTCGGCCTGCTTGATCACCTGCGCGGGGTACAGGCGCACGTAGGCCTCGTGCAGCAGCAGCGGATAGGTGGCGTTGTCCTCGAAGTCCCACTCGGCGAACTTGGTGAACCCTTCGCACTGCTGGTGGACGCCAATCTCCTCGTCGTAGGGGATGTTGACGGCGTCGGCGGCGTGTCGCCAGGTGGCCATCTCCTCGGTGCTCACCCCCAGCCCGGCCGCCTTGTCGGGATGGCGTTTGGCGGCGTCGGCGGCGATCCGCAGGTTCTGGGCGGCGACCAGGTTGGTGAAGACGTTGTCGCGCACGATCGCGGTGTATTCGTCGGGCCCGGTGACCCCGTCCAGATGCCAGACACCGTTGCGGTCGTGGTGTCCCAGCGAAATCCACAGCCGCGCGGTCTCGATCAGCACCGCCAGCCCGCACTCCTCTTCCAGCGAGTCGTCGCCGGTGACGGTGCGGTAGCGCTCGAAGGCCAACGCGATGTCGGCGTTGATGTGCCAGGCCGCGGTGCCGGCCGGCCAGTAGGCCGAACATTCCTGGCCGCGGATGGTCCGCCAGGGGAACGCCGCGCCGTCCAGGCCGAGTTCGGCGGCCCGCTCTTTGGCCAGGTCCAGCGTCGAGGCCCGCCAGCGCAGTGCGTCGGCGACCGCGTGCGGCACGGTGTAGGTGAGCACCGGCAGCACGAAAGCCTCGGTGTCCCAGAAGGCGTGGCCGTCGTAGCCGGTTCCGGTCAGGCCCTTGCTGGGGATGGCGCGGCGCTCGGCGCGGGCGCTGGCCTGCAACAGGTGGAAGAGCCCGAACCGGACGGCCTGTTGGCTTTCCGGGTCGCCCTCGACCTCCACGTCGGCGGCATCCCAGAACAGGTCGAGATAGGCGCGTTGCCCGTCGACGAGGCCCTGCCAGCCGCTGTAGCGGGCGCTGGTCAACGCCGCGGCGGCCTGATCGCGCAGCGCCGGCCGCGACCGCAGGCTCGACCAGCCGTAGGCGAGGTATTTGACGATGCGCAGTTCCTGGCCCGGCCGCAGCCCGCAGATCACGGTGGTGCGGGCCAGGTCGGCGCGCGCGTCGGTGCTGATCTCGAAGCGCCCCTCGACCTCGACCTCGTGATCCATCGCGGCGGCCATCATCAGCGCGCTGCTGCGGGTGCGGTGCATGAGAAGTGCTCTGCCCTCGGTGATTTCATGGTCGACGGCTTCCAGCGGGTTCTCCAGGATGGCCGAGACCCGCGGGTCGTCGGAGGTTTGCGGCTGGTCCTCGTTGGTGACCAGTTCGGATTGCACGGTGACCCGGGAGAAGTCGTCGATCGCCTCGACGATGTACTCGATGGCCGCCACACTGCGGTGCACCAGCGACACCAGCCGCGTCGAGGTCACCTTAACCTGCTTGCCGGTGGGCGAGCGCCACACCGCGCAGCGTCTGAGCGTACCGGCCCGCAGGTCCAGAATCCGTTCGTGGTCCAACAATTCCCCATAGCGCACGTCGAACGGCTCGTCGTCGACCATCAACCGGATGATCTTGCCGTTGGTGACGTCGACGACGGTCTGGCCGGCTTCGGGGTAGCCGTAACCGGCCTCGGCATAAGGCAGCGGCCGGATCTCGTAGAACGAGTTGAGATAGGTGCCCGGCAGACCGTAGGGCTCACCCTCGTCGAGGTTGCCGCGCAACCCGATGTGCCCGTTGGACAACGAGAAAATCGACTCCGACTGGGCCAACAGGTTCAAATTGAGCTGGGTCTCGCGGATCTGCCACGGCTCGACCGGAAACGATTCCTGGGAGATCATCAGTTCTCCTCACCGTCGAGCAATTCGGCCAGATCGCGGACCACCACGTCGGCGCCGTTGTCGCGCAGCTCCTGGGCCTGCCCCACCCGATCCACCCCCACCACGATCCCGAAATGCCCGGCCCGCCCGGCCTGCACGCCCGAGATCGCGTCCTCGAATACCGCCGCGGCAGCGGGTTCGACACCCAGCAGCTGCGCCCCCCGCAGATACGGGTCCGGCGCCGGCTTGCCGGCGATGTTCTCCTCGCGCAACGTCACCCCGTCCACCCGCTGCTGCACGAACCGGTCCAGACCGGTGATCTCCAGCACGTCGCGGGTGTTGGCGCTCGAGGACACCACCGCGATTGCCAGACCCGCCTGCGCGGCCGCCTCCAGATAGCGGCGCGACCCCTCGAAAACCTCGACGCCGTCCTCATGCAGCACCTTCTGGAACATGTCGTTCTTGCGGGTGCCCAGGCCATAGACCGTGTCGGCATCGGCCGGATCGTCGGGATCGCCGTCGGGCAACTCGATGCCCCGGCTGTCCAGAAAAGACCGCACGCCGTCCTCACGCTTCTTGCCGTCCACGTACTTGCGGTAGTCGCTGACCGGGTCGAACGGGACGAACTTGTCCCCGGTCCGCTCAGCCCGCTCGGACAGAAAGGCGTCGAACATCTGCTTCCAGGCCTTGGTATGCACCCCGGCGGTGTCGGTGAGCACCCCGTCCAGATCGAACAGACAGGCATGCACCTGCTCGGGCAGACCCAGCACGGGAACCTCACTTTCGCAGGAGTTTGCGCTACCAGTTCACATCCTGCGGTGGAATTCCGGTAGGTGTTGGCGGTCTCGGCTACCCCGGGTGCCTACCCAACGGCCCTCCAAATCATGCCTGCGGGTGCGGGCTCTGGCCAGACATTAAACTCGGTGCCCGTGGAATCAGCCTCGCCGCGGCCCGTGTTGGTGGTCGACTTCGGTGCACAATATGCCCAGTTGATCGCGCGCCGGATTCGTGAGGCGCGGGTGTTCTCCGAGGTGGTCCCGCATACCACCGCGATCGAGGAGATCCGGGCCCGCAACCCGCTGGCAGTGGTGCTTTCCGGCGGGCCGGCCAGTGTCTATGTCCAGGGCGCGCCGCAACTGGATCCGGCGCTGTTCGACCTGGGCCTGCCGGTGTTCGGCATCTGCTACGGGTTTCAGGCCATGGCGCAGGCGCTGGGCGGGACCGTCGCGCACACCGGCACCAGCGAGTTCGGTCGTACCGAGCTGAAAGTCCTTGGCGGCACACTACATTCAGACCTGCCACCGGTCCAGCCGGTGTGGATGAGCCACGGCGACGCGGTCACCGCCGCGCCGGCGGGATTCGAGGTGGTAGCCAGCAGTGCCGGCGCGGCGGTGGCCGCCTTCGAGTCCGTCGAGCGCCGGCTAGCCGGGGTGCAGTACCACCCGGAAGTGATGCACACCCCGCACGGCCAGCAGATACTCAGCCGGTTCCTGCACGAAATCGCCGGGATCGGCGCGGAATGGACGCCCGCCAACATCGCCAACGCGCTGGTGGAGCAGGTGCGGGCGCAGATCGGTGACGGCCATGCGATCTGCGGCCTGTCCGGCGGGGTGGACTCCGCGGTGGCCGCCGCGCTGGTGCAGCGCGCCATCGGAGACCGGCTGACGTGCGTATTCGTCGACCACGGCCTGCTGCGGGCAGGGGAGCGCGCGCAGGTGGAGCGCGATTTCGTCGCCGCCACCGGCGCCAACCTGGTCACCGTCGATGCCGCGCAGACGTTCCTGGACGCGCTGGCGGGTGTGGCACAACCCCGAGGGAAAACGCAAGATCATCGGCCGGCAGTTCATCCGGGCGTTCGAGAGTGCGGTGCGAGATGTGTTGGGCGACAAGCCGGTTGATTACCTGGTGCAGGGCACGCTGTATCCGGACGTGGTGGAGTCCGGCGGTGGCAGCGGCACCGCGAACATCAAGAGCCACCACAACGTCGGTGGTCTGCCCGGCGACCTGAAGTTCATCCTCGTCGAGCCGTTGCGGCTGCTGTTCAAAGACGAGGTGCGCGCCGTCGGCCGGGAGCTGGGTCTGCCGGAGGAAATCGTTGCGCGGCAACCGTTTCCGGGCCCGGGGCTGGGCATCCGGATCGTCGGCGAGGTCACCGCGCAGCGGTTGGACACGCTGCGCCGCGCCGACTCGATCGTGCGGGAGGAGCTGACCGCGGCGGGACTGGACCAGCAGATCTGGCAGTGCCCGGTGGTGCTGCTGGGCGACGTCCGCTCGGTGGGCGTACAGGGCGACGGCCGCACCTACGGGCACCCGATCGTGCTGCGCCCGGTGTCCAGCGAGGACGCGATGACCGCCGACTGGACCCGGGTGCCCTACGAGGTGCTCGAGCGCATCTCGACCCGCATCACCAACGAGGTCCGTGAGGTCAATCGGGTGGTGCTCGACGTCACCAGCAAGCCACCCGGAACCATCGAGTGGGAGTAGATTTCCGCTGCTGAAGCGCCCTCGGGGCGGATCACGCTGGGTTAGGATGTCGCGATGATCGGTTCGCTTTCGGCTGCTGAGGTGCAGCGGCCCGAGTTCTGGGGCGAGCTGTGCCCGGGCATGTCGATCGAGGGTGGTGCCAGCCCCCGGCCGGCAGCGGTTGGCGAGGGCGGCGGACTGTTCGTCGACCTCAAGCGGGAAGGCTACGTTCAGGTCCCCGGCGCGCTGCCGGAGACCACTATCGCACCGATCCGCTACGCGGTGTCGACGCTGTTCCAGCGCGGGATTCCGCTGGCGTTCGCGTTCGTCTACGACGAGTTGTGGCTGGCGTTCCAGAGCCTTTCGGGGTTCCTGACGACCGTGCTCGGTGCGGGCTATCGGGCACTGCCCGACTTCTGGGTCTGGCACGTCAACCCCAGCGAGAACTCGGTGGGCTGGGGTCCGCACCGCGACCGGGTGATCCCGACGCTGGATTCCGACAACTCACCCCAGACGCTGACGGTGTGGCTGCCGTTCACCGACGCCACCCCGCTCAACGGGTGCATGTACGTGTTGCCCGCCCATCTCGACGACAGGTTCGAGCAGCGCCGGTGGGACGGCGAGGACAACACCACCGTGTACAACCCGCAGGATGTCCGGGCGCTGCCCGCGACCGCCGGCTCGATGCTGGCCTGGAATCAGGCGGTGCTGCACTGGGGTGGGCGCGGGAGCCAGCTCGGTACGGCGGCGCGGATCAGTGCCGCCTTCGAATTCCAGCGCGCCGACTGCCCGGCGTTCAACAACCCGCTGCTGGATCCCGCTCGGATGCCGACGTTCGACGAGCGGCTGGGGCTGATCGGCAAGCAGGTGCTGCAGTATCGCCACATGTACCCGCTGTCCGATGAGGTTGCGGCCGTTGCTGATTCACTCGTCCAGCGATTCATGCCGACCGCCCCGATCGAGATCGGCGCCGCCGCGGTCTGAGGAGTCCGCGGGTCGAGTCGCGCTAATCAGGACACCACATCGGCGGGAGGTTTGCCCTCCAGATATCTCAGGACGTTCGATGCCGCGGCAATGGCGATGCGTATCAAGGTTTCTCGCGTGACCCCGCCGACGTGGGGTGAGAGAACGACATTCGGTGCACGCAGCAGGCGTAGCGCGCTGGTCGGCGGCTCGGGGTCGAACACGTCGACACCGGCGCCGGCGATTCGGCCGGCCACCAGCGCGTCGGCGAGTGCATCCTGGTCGATGATCGCGCCCCGTGCCGTGTTGACGATGAACGCGGTGGGCTTGACGAGCGCCAATCTCTCGGCGTCGATCAGATGTCGGGTGGCATCGGTGAGCGGGGCGAGCACCACGATGTAGTCGCTGCTGCGCAGCAGGTCGTCGAGCTCCGCGCGGCGCGCGCCCAGTCGGTCGGCAGCTTCGGTCACGGCCGGGGACGGATCGGTGTAGACGATTTCCATATCGAACGCGGCCCCGCGCCGGGCGACTTGCTGCCCGATGTGGCCGAGTCCGATGATGCCCAGGACCTTGCCGTGCAGTTCGGTAATGGAGTGCTGCAACCTGGGTAACGCCCAGTCTGCCTGCGTGAGGGCGATGTGCCCGGGGACGAGTTGCTTGGCGAGGGCAAGCATCAGGGCGAAGGTCTGCTCGGCGACGTCCTGCAGTTCGGCGTCGCTGGACCCGATGTTGCATACCGTGATGTCGCGGGCGCGGGCGGCGGCAAGGTCGATGTAGTCGAAGCCGTGGCTGGCGCACTGGATGAGCTCCAGGTTGGCGGCAGCGGCGATCTGTTCGGCTGTCACACGTCCGAGGCCGGTCAAAATGACACTGGCCCGGTTCAGGGCAGCCATGTCCTCGTCGGTGGTCTCCACCACGGTGACCGGAAACCCGGTACCGACCAGACTCGCCAGTTGGGAACCCACGGCACGTCCGCCGGCTTCGGCCGGAATGACGGCGAGAATCTGCTTGGCGTCGGCGGGGGCGGTCATTCGGTGAATCCTATGCGGGGCGTGGGAACACCCGCCCTCTGCCGTTAGCCGTTCGGGACTCGCCGGGGCGGTAGTTGTCCACCCTCAAACGCACCAGGAACCACATCAGCATCGGGTGTATGAGCAGCCCCTTGGGTTGCTTGACGCTTGTCAGAGGGCGGGTGTTTACTCAACTCAATCGAACAAACTTTCGATTCCTTGACGCTGGGGAGGCTGGTCATGACTGCGGCTTTCGCGTCCGATCAACGCCAGGAAAATCGCTCTGAACAGCTGAAACAGCTGCGTCAGAAGATTGCTGCGTTGTCCGGCAAGGAAGTCGCGTATGCCGCTGAGCCGGCGCCGGCGGAGCGGTCGTTGGTGCCGCGGGGGGCGGTGGCGGTGTTGTCGGGCGCGCGGTCGCTGCTGCTGCGCATGGTGGCCACGGTGACGGCGGAGGGGCAATGCCGTCATCGTCGGTCAGCCCGATATCGGGTTGCTGGCCGCGGTGGAGATGGGGGCGGACCTGAGCCGGCTCGCGGTGATCCCAGATCCTGGCAGCGATCCGGTGGAGGTGGCCGCGGTGCTCATCGACGGCATGGATCTGGTGGTCCTCGGCCTGGGTGGGCGCCGGGTGACGCGGACCCGGGCGCGGGCGGTGGTGGCCCGTGCCCGCAGCAAGGGATGCACCGTGCTGGTCACCGACGGGGAGTGGGAAGGGGCCTCGACGCGGCTGGAGGCGCGGGTCTGCGGCTTCGAGATCACTCCGGCTCGCGGGGGTGCG
The nucleotide sequence above comes from Mycobacterium kiyosense. Encoded proteins:
- a CDS encoding alpha-ketoglutarate-dependent sulfate ester dioxygenase produces the protein MTNALAVQKLSSRIGAEISGVRLDGELPRATVEAIRAALLTHKVIFFRDQHHLDDARQLAFSALLGTPIGHPAATALSADAPVITPINSEYGKANRWHTDVTFAANYPAASILRAVTLPSYGGSTLWANTATAYTDLPEPLRGLADNLWALHSNRYDYVQTTPKTDAEKAFRQVFEAPDFQTEHPVVRVHPETGERTLVAGDFVRNFVDLDSHESAALFELLQRRITLPENTIRWNWAPGDVAVWDNRATQHRAVADYDDQYRLMHRVTLMGDVPVGVHGQRSRVVNGAPLALAG
- a CDS encoding alpha-ketoglutarate-dependent sulfate ester dioxygenase, whose amino-acid sequence is MTHSVTVTKLGSRIGARVYGVRLGGELDAATVDAIYQALVTHKVIFFRDQQHLDDATQLAFAGLLGTPVGHPAAKAFGADGPIITPINSEWGKATQWHTDMTFAANHPAASLLRAISLPSYGGSTLFANTAAAYADLPAPLRHLVENLWAVHTNKFDYTISDADLESLTDGQRAMVQGFQQPDFRTEHPVVRVHPDTGERALLTGSFVRSFVGLDPYESSVLFELLQRRITQPENTIRWNWAPGDVAIWDNRATQHRAIDDYDNQQRLLHRVTLAGDVPVNPAGQRSRVLSGALLAVA
- a CDS encoding HTH-type transcriptional repressor produces the protein MATESSRVSRDRIPKGREEVAAAVLTAAADLFAERGPAATSIRDIAARSKVNHGLVFRHFGTKEQLVGAVLDYIAGDLAALLQSGAAPAVVDRAIDRQMRVWARARLDGYPTEKLQTSFPNVDQWLEQVLPRYGDDTAARLAIANALALQLGWRLFEPMLRSATGLEDLGDAELRSAVVAAAARLTEPD
- a CDS encoding putative glycosyl hydrolase, whose protein sequence is MISQESFPVEPWQIRETQLNLNLLAQSESIFSLSNGHIGLRGNLDEGEPYGLPGTYLNSFYEIRPLPYAEAGYGYPEAGQTVVDVTNGKIIRLMVDDEPFDVRYGELLDHERILDLRAGTLRRCAVWRSPTGKQVKVTSTRLVSLVHRSVAAIEYIVEAIDDFSRVTVQSELVTNEDQPQTSDDPRVSAILENPLEAVDHEITEGRALLMHRTRSSALMMAAAMDHEVEVEGRFEISTDARADLARTTVICGLRPGQELRIVKYLAYGWSSLRSRPALRDQAAAALTSARYSGWQGLVDGQRAYLDLFWDAADVEVEGDPESQQAVRFGLFHLLQASARAERRAIPSKGLTGTGYDGHAFWDTEAFVLPVLTYTVPHAVADALRWRASTLDLAKERAAELGLDGAAFPWRTIRGQECSAYWPAGTAAWHINADIALAFERYRTVTGDDSLEEECGLAVLIETARLWISLGHHDRNGVWHLDGVTGPDEYTAIVRDNVFTNLVAAQNLRIAADAAKRHPDKAAGLGVSTEEMATWRHAADAVNIPYDEEIGVHQQCEGFTKFAEWDFEDNATYPLLLHEAYVRLYPAQVIKQADLVLAMQWQSHEFTPEQKARNVDYYERRTVRDSSLSACTQAVMCAEVGHLELAHDYAYEAALIDLRDLHQNTRDGLHMASLAGAWMALVDGFGGLRDDEGILSLDPQLPDGISRLRFRLRWKGFRITVDADHENVTYTLRDGPGGELVIQHAGEKVTLSTEEQSTFPVRPREALLPPPPQPPGREPLHRRSLTRMT
- a CDS encoding hypothetical protein (frameshifted, insertion at around 1188170), whose translation is MLVVDFGAQYAQLIARRIREARVFSEVVPHTTAIEEIRARNPLAVVLSGGPASVYVQGAPQLDPALFDLGLPVFGICYGFQAMAQALGGTVAHTGTSEFGRTELKVLGGTLHSDLPPVQPVWMSHGDAVTAAPAGFEVVASSAGAAVAAFESVERRLAGVQYHPEVMHTPHGQQILSRFLHEIAGIGAEWTPANIANALVEQVRAQIGDGHAICGLSGGVDSAVAAALVQRAIGDRLTCVFVDHGLLRAGERAQVERDFVAATGANLVTVDAAQTFLDALAGVAQPRGKTQDHRPAVHPGVRECGARCVGRQAG
- a CDS encoding hypothetical protein (frameshifted, insertion at around 1188173) — its product is MWHNPEGKRKIIGRQFIRAFESAVRDVLGDKPVDYLVQGTLYPDVVESGGGSGTANIKSHHNVGGLPGDLKFILVEPLRLLFKDEVRAVGRELGLPEEIVARQPFPGPGLGIRIVGEVTAQRLDTLRRADSIVREELTAAGLDQQIWQCPVVLLGDVRSVGVQGDGRTYGHPIVLRPVSSEDAMTADWTRVPYEVLERISTRITNEVREVNRVVLDVTSKPPGTIEWE
- a CDS encoding 2-hydroxyacid dehydrogenase, which codes for MTAPADAKQILAVIPAEAGGRAVGSQLASLVGTGFPVTVVETTDEDMAALNRASVILTGLGRVTAEQIAAAANLELIQCASHGFDYIDLAAARARDITVCNIGSSDAELQDVAEQTFALMLALAKQLVPGHIALTQADWALPRLQHSITELHGKVLGIIGLGHIGQQVARRGAAFDMEIVYTDPSPAVTEAADRLGARRAELDDLLRSSDYIVVLAPLTDATRHLIDAERLALVKPTAFIVNTARGAIIDQDALADALVAGRIAGAGVDVFDPEPPTSALRLLRAPNVVLSPHVGGVTRETLIRIAIAAASNVLRYLEGKPPADVVS
- a CDS encoding hypothetical protein (frameshifted, deletion at around 1191257,1191251) — protein: MLAAVEMGADLSRLAVIPDPGSDPVEVAAVLIDGMDLVVLGLGGRRVTRTRARAVVARARSKGCTVLVTDGEWEGASTRLEARVCGFEITPARGGAPAPGFGRISGVRLQVCANGRTVGRSRTG